The window ATCATAAATTGTGATGTGAGATAACTTACCTAGTTCGCAATATGGAAGTAAGGTCTTCCTCAATAATAGATCCATGCTTGTGCATATTATATCTAGTGACCAGAGATGGTAAGTCATATAATCCTTGAGCACTTGATTAATGATTAGGTGGTTATCATTAGTGAGTTTTTATCATGTCTTGGAGGAAAGTTCAAGCTTGATTTTAGTTTCAGAACTGTTCAGAGTACAGTTAACTGATCTAAAGTAAATTGATCTGATGGAAATACAGGTTGAGTTTGACTCAGATGAAGAAGATCCAAATATCACCCTGAGATGATTATATCTATTTTGCGTCGTGTTTGCTGTACCTGGAAGCCTTGTCCTGTGGCGAATTGCTGTTCGTGGTTAATATCAGGTTTGGCACACCATCGGATGCTGATTCATAGTTTCCTCATGAAATTATTTCAGGCAAACTATAACCGGTAAATAGAGATATAGGCTACATACATTTGAGTgtgtaatacttttttttttctcttcttttaggTACTATACTCTTGTACTGGTTTAATTACATGCCAAGGTTTTTTGCCCTTGGAAAATTCAAGGTATTGATCAGTTGTCTCTTCCAAGCTTAGCCAGGTTCCAATGACATCAAGCTAAACTAGTCTGAAGCTGTCTTGTCTGTGCTTGATGCATGATATATCGAGACCTTTTGTCACTATAACGGTGTGTATATTTCCTGTGCTTGGTGCATGAAAATATATCGTATAACCCATCTACGACCATTAGATCCTATTAAGAAAATAAATCCACCTACGTGCTTGGCATGCATAATTCCACCAAGCGTATGGTCATCGGTTATCATAATTCCATTAAACGTGCTTGGCATGCATGTTATTTTCCGAAACTTCTATTGCAATCAAGAGTTAGTAGTTCTCACGTCTTCTATGACCTCAAAGAAGTCGGCAGCTATTTCATGAACCAATTAGAAATGGAGCAAAAAAGCATGTGTGTAGTTTCCTCTCTTTCGATGAGGCCGCCGAAGGACGGCAGCAAAGTTGTGATGTCAAAATAATATATAGGAATATCAATAGGCGACTCATTAATAAGTTGAACATTGACCTAAGAGACTCGATAATACATAGGAATGGCATACCACACTTAATGGTAGTTTGAATCCTCGATAGTATCATACGAAAGATCTCGCATGGATCATGTTGAGTCTTTTTATCTTGGATCATGTACCATCTCACAACTTTCTTTTCATGACCATCTACAGATGCTGCTCGTCGTGATTCTCACTAGCTGaattgttcttgatgaagatatGTATATTTTATGGCATATATCTCAGGCACATTAGTTCTGAGCTTATGCATTCACATATAGGCGTAGAAATATTGTGGACTAGAAGTGTACAGAGTCGAGCAGTGGTTGTCACCGAGGAACAGTGATATGTTGTTATTGCATCCGAGTCTTTCCATTACTACAACACAAGGAAACAgtagataaatctacatcaagcaATTGAGAATCGAAATCCCACCAAAGAGATAACAGCATGATTTCCATTAATGTCCGCGGTTGAAGGGGTAGCCGCGGAAGCGAATGCGACTGAGGAGGCCCTGCCGGTGTCGCGGAGCAGTCGTCTTCTTCAGCTCCTCCGATGCTGCCCCGTCTTCATGCGATGAATTATGGCCGTGCGTCGATACGAAGTTTGCGttggatgatgatgacgacgacagAAAAGTGAACCTGCCGAGAAGCTCCCTTGACGCGCTCCGAAACAAGAGCAGCTCCCGCAGTCGCCACTTGCTGCTTGCGCCGCCCTTGGCCCGGTTGGCAAAGCTAGAGGCAGTAGCCTTCTCGCTCCCTGGTCTGTCTCTTGTTGCTTCCATCATCGCAATGGTGAAGGGATCAAGCTCTTCTTCCGCTCCTCCCTTACCTTGGTGGCCGGAAGACCACAAACCCCTCAATCGGGGGGGCCTCGGAGACCGCGGGGATGAGGTGACACAGACTCCGTCGTCCAACGTTGGGTATTGAAGACGAGGAGGCGGCTTCAGGGGCGGAGCTCTTCCCTCCTCAAAGAGCTGACCGTCGTCGACCGTGGTTCCCGTCTTCTTCCCTCTGAGACCGAAGGCGAAGCGGAGCTTGTCGCCGTTGTCATCTTCACCAGGGGAGCTGAAATGAGACTTGGGGGTGCCGGGCTTCTCTTCCCAGACGAAAGGGACGCGGGAGGTGTGCGAGGAAGGCGAGGGCGGAAGACAGCCACTGCCGCAGAAGCGTGCACAGACGGTGGCGGCATGAGTTGGGCTGGTGGGCGCACTGGTGCAACGGCAGTAGAGGGCGAAGGGGTCGTCCGAGTGCTTGGGGCTCGACGGAGCACTGCCGTAGGGGACGGTGGTCACGGTGCCGAAGTCGAACTCTTGGACTGATGCCACGACCTTCATGCTCGTCTTCCTCGTGTATCTGATGGCTGTTGCCATGAGGATCTGAAAACCTTACGAAGGATTTGGGTTCAGATATAAGGATCAAAGCAAGAGTTTTTAAATGGTAACTGTTGTGGGTGGAGAAGCAAATCGTTTgaccgaggaggaggaagaggaataaATAAGAAACAATAGATTTGACCATGGAAcaaaaaattcttctttttcCAATTCTGGATTTAGTAATAGCAATCCTGAGAGACACAACACGTCCACAATTTAATTGGTCAACTTTAATCATAATATATGAAATAATTTGGATGTAAAAGGTGCAGACAATTATTGACTGTTGGGTAATGAAAATTATTTCTCTACCTCAAGACGAGAGGGAACCACTTCAAAACAACACAGATTATAAGATGAAGCAAGAGGCTAAAATAATGcattttgagaaatagatttttgATGCAAAGGTACCTTTTGATTGAGAAACTGCAAGAAATTTACAAATAATAATACATCGAGGAAATGGCCAGCCAAAGCAAGTCAACTGCAGCTCGAATAGTATATGAGGTAGTAATACAGTACCACGAATGTTCTTCCATGAAAGATGAATGAGTTTGCTGAATCACACAATGGAGTCTCAATCTTGAATATATTTCTAGCATTGTGTTAGTATTTCTGCCCCATTTTCTGTGATCAGTATGGTGTGCTCAAATTGGGCAGATAGGCTTCGGTCTTCGGTTACCGCAGTCCAGTTATCATCCCATATGACAGATCTAGTGCTCCCCATTATAAGCATAGGTTCTGCATGAATCGATCAGACTTCAAAACAAGTATAATACCATCGAGTTTCTtgggattataaaaaaaaatcagaatcatTCAAATTGTGAAATCCTACACTATCTGCTGAAACGTTGACATGCTATGATTCAACATTTTTGTGCTACAAGGCTAATTCCGAAAAAAAATGAACAACGATTATGTTGTCTCCATAGGCGCAGGAAAGTTTGTGGCGAAGGACTAGAAGTGAAACAAATCCAATATGCTTTCTCTAAACACTCGCGTGCATAAGAAATAAAGTAATAAACAAATCATGATAACTTTATTAGTTTGTGCTAGATGTGGAGAATGAATGCTGACTGAAAGCAAACCAAATATATACAAGTGTCATTCCGTAATGTTGACAGGACCAAGAGAATAATAAATGCATCAGTATATGATTCTTATAAGGCCTGTACAGAATTATATGATTCATGTTTGTCTATCACATCATATACTGGCTTGCATAAATGTTACATGAATATGGCATCAATATTTTGCTCTTCTCACTGGAATCTGGTGCGACGTGAACTACAAAGTACAAAACATTTTATCCATTCCACTAATGGAGAACAAACACTGTTTATTACTGGAAATCAACGTAAATATTTAAAACTTACTCTTATTATTTGGCTTCAGAAGTGAACATTGAAGATTTCAATCCACCAAACAGTATTCTTTATGATGGAAATAAAAGATGTCAGCCAGATATTCAAAAAATGACTTTGATTTTCTGATTCAGAAATTAAGAATATTTCAAGCCACACCAAAgttattttttttcattaaatCTCCCTGACTATGTGAGATACAAAACAATGCATTATTGACTTGTAGATTTTGCCAAGGAAAGAAGTTTCTACTTCTGTGGATATCTTTTCTAAACAGAGATTCAGTCATAAAAATTCGTAAACACCTCCTAGATTAGAAAAATGCACCAACAGACTGATAATAACAAGGAAACACTGATATTCCACAATAAAATAATCAGGAGTTACCTATTGTAAATGTTTGACCGAGTATCATACATCCACGCTCATTATTTCCTGCAAAGAATAATTTATTGCTATAAGAAGATCTCAACTTGAAGCTACAAGACTCTTCTTTTACATCAACCATATGCTTCTAGAATGTCTGCACTTagtgaaaaaaaaatacaaaattaaTTTCTTAGATATATGAACCACCACTCTTAAAACCCTATGGAAGTGTTAAACACCATAGGCACCTAAAATTATGAGTGATACTGATTTTAAGACTTACTAAAGTGAAGGATAACAGGATCAGCATGGAATACTCGTCCAACACCATGACCAACAAACTGCCTGACTACGGCAAACCGAAACTTATCTGCATGATCACTTGAAAAAAATTGAATTGTTAGCATTTTAAATTGTCATTTCATGCACTAATTAGTACacaagaaagcaagaaaagaagaaacaacaaAAATCAACTGCTCCATGCTCCAGTTAATGCAACATGATGACTGTCACAAAGGTCATGGTAATCTAAAATGTAGCACCGACATGGAATTACAAAAGAATATGAAGGCAACAATTTTTCAAAGAAGATCAATTAACCATCTAATAGCTGCAAAAAGATATTCTGGTGAAGCCAACATACGAAAGGCTTAAACTCATATCATGAGTTCTCAAATAACTTAAAAGCAATCAAAATATATTTACAAGTGtatttaaatttatatcaaaAAGATTAAACACTGTTATCATAGCATCTACAGGCAATTGAAGTATAATAATTCCTTATACCTAATGCATTTAGTTTCTTTATCAAATAagttatattatgttataatctCTTACTTGAAACAAAGGTAATTATTACTAATAGTAGAATATATACTTATAATGATCTATACATCTGTTAAGTGTGCAGTACAAATTAATATATTAGCACTTAGTAGTAAAAGGCCGTTCATGCAAGGACTGAAGTATCAATAAGCAATATCTATGTCAAATAGTGGCTGGCAGAGTATATGCCATTCCATGCAGCTGGTACATACTGAAATACCAGAAAGgagcagcagaagaagaagaggaggagggaagaagatggCGAGGATGAGTAGGaggtggagaagaggaggaggaggagaatagt of the Musa acuminata AAA Group cultivar baxijiao chromosome BXJ2-10, Cavendish_Baxijiao_AAA, whole genome shotgun sequence genome contains:
- the LOC135625299 gene encoding uncharacterized protein LOC135625299, coding for MATAIRYTRKTSMKVVASVQEFDFGTVTTVPYGSAPSSPKHSDDPFALYCRCTSAPTSPTHAATVCARFCGSGCLPPSPSSHTSRVPFVWEEKPGTPKSHFSSPGEDDNGDKLRFAFGLRGKKTGTTVDDGQLFEEGRAPPLKPPPRLQYPTLDDGVCVTSSPRSPRPPRLRGLWSSGHQGKGGAEEELDPFTIAMMEATRDRPGSEKATASSFANRAKGGASSKWRLRELLLFRSASRELLGRFTFLSSSSSSNANFVSTHGHNSSHEDGAASEELKKTTAPRHRQGLLSRIRFRGYPFNRGH